The Chryseobacterium sp. 52 genome includes a region encoding these proteins:
- a CDS encoding phage protein Gp36 family protein — MFANKEDLKNNIYNYQVDQITESDDSIVLQALNTAIIEAKSYLTGNDKKEYLDGRPRYDVAAIFAATGSARNAIILTHTLTIAKWYIIDLCNVDILYEKAKDRYDRAIAWLNKLRKGEVNIDDLPQINTDTPTDTDDVFPFSFGSRQKFNHE, encoded by the coding sequence ATGTTTGCAAATAAAGAAGATCTAAAAAATAACATCTACAATTATCAGGTAGATCAAATCACGGAAAGTGACGACAGCATTGTATTACAGGCTTTAAATACTGCCATTATAGAAGCTAAAAGTTACTTAACCGGAAACGATAAAAAAGAATATTTGGACGGACGACCGCGATACGATGTTGCTGCAATATTTGCCGCAACCGGATCCGCAAGGAATGCTATTATTTTAACGCACACCCTGACCATTGCTAAGTGGTACATTATTGATTTATGTAATGTCGATATTTTGTATGAAAAAGCAAAAGACCGCTATGACAGGGCGATTGCTTGGCTCAACAAATTACGCAAAGGCGAGGTAAATATTGATGATTTGCCACAGATCAACACCGATACACCCACCGATACTGACGATGTTTTTCCTTTCTCTTTTGGATCAAGACAAAAATTTAACCACGAATAA
- the terL gene encoding phage terminase large subunit, which produces MSNKELKYLKLLQDYDKHSLRIAQATTIDIHESAAGKIKRMKELESDYVAWFEYYFPNFAKKKSAWFHKKLADIVINNKRLRLLAEMFRSAGKSVHIDMGIPLYLYLVLGELKFMLLIGQTDPKAKKLLSGIQAQLQFNNRIKNDYGEKFSQGNWADGDFTTTDGVRFMSLGFGQDPRGAREQADRPDYIVIDDADSKKHLNNDRLMREYVDFVTEDVWGCFDADEDATERFVYANNNFNKKSLTNRLKLYFNEVINAENTDDEEDDDEDFPDTHFEVLTVCAVKNLVDFTPEWEAKASAAYWKKKFKKMPYRSFMREYMHVHIEDGAIFKYENIHFKRAYPLKEYEALCFYGDLSYKENADYKAMILVGMKGKEIHIIFTYMQQKSRAHCAKWLYNKYEEFNLEDYNIRYLIEGLFAMDEFINDFDNEGEKRDYYIPVVADKKAKGDKYDRIESLAGYFEGDTVFFNEYDKTPDQQTLIDQFLSFEKGSQAHDDGPDAVHGGIKNCSRRTRRARGTWASGQRQDHHY; this is translated from the coding sequence GCTATTACAGGACTATGATAAACACAGTCTGAGAATAGCGCAGGCGACCACGATTGATATTCACGAATCAGCAGCGGGGAAAATAAAACGTATGAAGGAACTTGAAAGCGATTATGTTGCTTGGTTTGAATACTATTTCCCAAATTTTGCGAAAAAAAAATCAGCGTGGTTCCATAAAAAATTAGCTGATATTGTTATCAATAACAAACGACTGCGCCTTCTTGCTGAAATGTTCCGTTCTGCGGGTAAATCCGTTCATATTGACATGGGAATCCCATTATATCTTTATTTGGTATTGGGTGAACTAAAATTCATGCTGTTAATCGGACAGACCGATCCGAAAGCAAAAAAACTTTTATCCGGAATACAGGCGCAGCTCCAATTTAATAACCGGATCAAAAACGATTACGGCGAAAAATTCAGTCAGGGAAATTGGGCGGACGGAGATTTCACCACCACGGATGGGGTGCGTTTTATGTCCCTTGGTTTTGGACAGGATCCGAGAGGAGCAAGGGAGCAGGCAGACAGACCGGATTATATTGTTATAGATGATGCAGATAGCAAAAAACACCTTAACAATGACAGGCTAATGCGTGAATACGTAGATTTTGTCACGGAGGATGTTTGGGGCTGTTTTGATGCAGACGAAGACGCTACGGAAAGATTTGTATATGCTAATAATAATTTCAATAAAAAAAGTTTAACCAACAGGCTTAAATTATATTTCAACGAGGTAATTAATGCCGAAAATACAGACGATGAAGAGGACGACGACGAAGATTTTCCGGACACTCATTTTGAAGTATTAACCGTTTGTGCGGTTAAAAATTTAGTCGATTTCACTCCCGAATGGGAAGCAAAAGCTTCAGCAGCATACTGGAAAAAGAAGTTTAAAAAAATGCCTTACCGCTCTTTTATGCGGGAATATATGCACGTCCACATCGAAGACGGTGCGATTTTTAAATACGAAAATATTCATTTTAAAAGAGCTTATCCACTAAAGGAATACGAAGCTTTATGTTTCTATGGTGACCTTTCCTACAAAGAAAATGCCGATTACAAAGCGATGATACTCGTAGGAATGAAAGGCAAAGAGATACATATCATTTTCACCTATATGCAGCAGAAAAGCCGGGCACATTGTGCAAAATGGCTGTATAATAAATACGAAGAGTTTAATCTCGAAGACTATAATATCCGGTATCTGATTGAAGGGCTTTTCGCAATGGATGAGTTTATCAACGATTTTGATAATGAAGGCGAGAAAAGAGATTACTATATCCCTGTTGTAGCTGATAAAAAAGCCAAAGGTGATAAATACGACCGTATAGAAAGTTTAGCCGGTTACTTTGAAGGTGATACTGTTTTTTTCAATGAATACGATAAAACCCCTGATCAGCAAACGCTGATCGATCAGTTTTTATCCTTTGAAAAAGGAAGTCAGGCACACGACGACGGTCCGGATGCCGTACATGGCGGGATAAAAAATTGCAGCCGCAGAACCAGAAGAGCGCGCGGAACATGGGCATCTGGTCAGCGACAGGATCATCACTACTAA